In Cicer arietinum cultivar CDC Frontier isolate Library 1 unplaced genomic scaffold, Cicar.CDCFrontier_v2.0 Ca_scaffold_5567_v2.0, whole genome shotgun sequence, the DNA window TCAAGTCTTCCACTAAGTCAAGTCTACGCATTTAGTCTTTCCCTTTTGTTTGGTTTGTACATTATAAATTGTCTTGTTTCCATTCGAATTTTGTTTATGAATGTGAGAAGTAACAATTTGAGTGTTAGAGAgaggaagatgatgagtatgaaATTAGTTGGAACAATCTTTGTGTTGTTGCAGTTGCAGTTGCAGCTTCTTCTTTATTCCAACAATTATGGAGTTGCTTCAGCAGGTTGCATAGATATGGAGAGACGTGCTCTCCTTCAGTTGAAGGCAAGTATTGTGGAAGATTACAATAATGACCCTTTGTCTTCATGGAACAACAAGAGTTATGATTGCTGTGAATGGAAAGGAGTCGGTTGTAGCAATCAAACTGACCATGTTGAAATGCTTCATCTATATGGCGATCAGTTTGGTCGTTTTCGAGGCGAGATCAACGCATCATTGTTGGAGTTGCGCCAATTAAAGTATTTGAACCTTAGTTATAATTGGTTTTCAAACAGTAAATTTCCAGAATTATTTGGTTCTCTAAGCAACTTAAGGTTCCTTGACCTCCGAGCTTCATTTAATGGGGGAAGATTTCCAAATGATATTTCTCGTCTAAGCAACTTGCAATATCTTGATCTTTCATCTAACTACCTTGATGGTACAATCCCTCATCAACTTGGAAATCTCTCTCATTTGCAGTACCTTTATCTCCGTGGTAATAACCTTGTTGGAACCATTCCTCATCAACTTGGAAGCCTTTCAAATTTACAGGAGCTTGATCTTAGAGGGAATCTCTTGAGCGACAAGAATGGTGTTGGAGGTGAGTGGCTTTCTAATCTCACTCTTTTAACTCATCTTGATTTAAGTCTAATGCAAAATCTCGATACTTCTCGTCTCTGGCTGCAAACAATTGCTATGCTTCCAAATATACAAATATTGAAGCTATCTGATTGTCATCTTTCTGATCTTTCTCCCTTCCATTCAATCTTCAATTTTTCTACTTCTCTTAAAGTCATTGATCTTTCGGGCAATGCATTCacatctttcaaaatatttgaatggGTGTATAATGTCGCCTCCAACTTAACCGAGCTTGATCTTAGCGATAACCTTTTGCAAGGCTCCATTCATTATGATTTTGGAAACACACTGGGAAAATCATTTAGTAACTTATGTTCGTTAAGGTCATTAGACATGTCAAGTAACAAGTTGAGTGAAGATCTTTCAGtaataattcataatttatCTGTTGGGTGTGCAAAGTACTCGATACAAGAATTATATTTGGCTAGCAACCAAATTATTGGTACACTACCTGACATGTCAGTGTTCTCATCATTAAAAACATTGATACTCTCTCACAATCTATTATATGGGAAAATAATGCATTCATTCCCTTATCAATTAGAGAGTTTGGAATTGGATTCCAATAATTTAGAAGGTGTGATCACTGACTCCCATTTTGGCAACATGTCTATGTTAAAGAATTTAAACTTGAATTCCAATTCATTAGCTTTAATATTCAGTGAAAAATGGGTGCCGCCTTTTCAATTGTTTTCCATATATCTAAGGTCTTGTATATTAGGGCCTAGTTTTCCTACATGGTTGCAGGGTCAAAAATATCTCCAAGCCCTTGACATTTCTGATGCTAAAATCACAGACTTAGTTCCAGTGTGGTTTTGGACTCAATCAACAAATCTAATTTTCATGAATATTTCAAACAATAATCTCAGCGGCACAATTCCAAATTTACCCAtaacattttttcattattttgaagTAATTCTGAATACAAATCAGTTTGAAGGTTCAATCCCACCATTTTTTCGAAGTGCAACATTGCTTGAGATGTCCAAgaacaaattttcaaaaattgatttgttCTTATGTACTAACAT includes these proteins:
- the LOC101510151 gene encoding receptor-like protein EIX2, with translation MNVRSNNLSVRERKMMSMKLVGTIFVLLQLQLQLLLYSNNYGVASAGCIDMERRALLQLKASIVEDYNNDPLSSWNNKSYDCCEWKGVGCSNQTDHVEMLHLYGDQFGRFRGEINASLLELRQLKYLNLSYNWFSNSKFPELFGSLSNLRFLDLRASFNGGRFPNDISRLSNLQYLDLSSNYLDGTIPHQLGNLSHLQYLYLRGNNLVGTIPHQLGSLSNLQELDLRGNLLSDKNGVGGEWLSNLTLLTHLDLSLMQNLDTSRLWLQTIAMLPNIQILKLSDCHLSDLSPFHSIFNFSTSLKVIDLSGNAFTSFKIFEWVYNVASNLTELDLSDNLLQGSIHYDFGNTLGKSFSNLCSLRSLDMSSNKLSEDLSVIIHNLSVGCAKYSIQELYLASNQIIGTLPDMSVFSSLKTLILSHNLLYGKIMHSFPYQLESLELDSNNLEGVITDSHFGNMSMLKNLNLNSNSLALIFSEKWVPPFQLFSIYLRSCILGPSFPTWLQGQKYLQALDISDAKITDLVPVWFWTQSTNLIFMNISNNNLSGTIPNLPITFFHYFEVILNTNQFEGSIPPFFRSATLLEMSKNKFSKIDLFLCTNIVVDSLIVLDLSNNQLSSLLSNCWGNLKALKFLDLSDNILSGEVPSSMGSLLELKVLILRNNSLTGKLPFSLKNCTNLRMLDLGDNRLSGPIPYWLGQELQLLSLRRNQFYGNLPQSLCYLKNIQLLDLSENNISGQIFKCLKNFSSMSQKVSSTNIQETPILYSTGVGSIFQYAGFDLNALLMWKGEERLFKNNELILRSIDLSSNQLIGNIPEEIGNLVELVSLNLSSNNLSGEITLKIGKLKLLEFLDLSRNQFS